One Vallitalea pronyensis genomic region harbors:
- a CDS encoding aldose 1-epimerase family protein, with translation MIIGSKSYTKETIRHYVGDLSQIAGARVSRLTDGKADGVKTIEVNTGSGLVFTILPDRCMDIAWATFNGQSLTHITKSGIVSSKYYDSNGNAWFRSYFAGLLTTCGLRNTGAACVDKGEAFGLHGRIGNTPAEKVAINEYWEKDDYYIEITGYIREAVFYGEHLELKRTIKVKVGEPKIMVHDEVTNLGYKEEPLFLLYHTNYGFPLISDKTTLELDTIEVDCYDEAATAGINDYKRFQVPTKGYIRQVFLHKLRKTKDGQSRVAILNDDLVGFRGVTLTYSADTLPEFFEFKMMDFTDYQLGLEPSNCLPMGRQQEREQNRIKLIKPNETIHYALEYAIVLE, from the coding sequence ATGATTATAGGCAGTAAATCATACACAAAAGAAACAATCAGACACTATGTAGGCGATCTCTCTCAGATTGCTGGAGCTAGAGTCTCTCGATTGACAGATGGTAAGGCGGATGGTGTCAAAACAATTGAAGTGAACACCGGTTCAGGTCTCGTATTTACAATTTTACCGGATCGGTGTATGGATATTGCATGGGCAACATTTAATGGTCAGTCATTAACACACATTACAAAGTCTGGCATTGTTTCAAGTAAGTACTATGACAGTAATGGCAACGCGTGGTTTCGTTCTTATTTTGCCGGCTTGTTAACCACCTGTGGTCTAAGGAATACAGGTGCTGCATGTGTCGACAAGGGTGAAGCTTTTGGTCTTCACGGTCGTATTGGGAACACGCCAGCAGAAAAAGTTGCTATTAACGAGTACTGGGAAAAGGATGATTATTACATTGAAATAACGGGTTATATAAGAGAAGCTGTGTTTTATGGCGAGCATCTAGAACTAAAACGAACAATCAAAGTGAAAGTTGGTGAACCGAAGATTATGGTTCATGATGAGGTGACTAATCTAGGTTATAAGGAAGAGCCTCTATTTCTTTTATATCATACAAATTATGGTTTTCCTTTAATCAGTGATAAAACAACACTTGAATTAGATACCATAGAAGTAGATTGCTATGATGAAGCAGCAACTGCGGGGATTAACGATTATAAGCGTTTTCAAGTACCTACTAAAGGATACATCCGTCAAGTTTTTCTCCACAAATTGAGAAAGACAAAGGATGGTCAATCAAGGGTAGCAATCTTAAATGATGATTTAGTAGGATTTAGAGGCGTGACGCTCACATACAGTGCTGATACATTACCAGAATTCTTTGAATTCAAAATGATGGACTTCACAGATTATCAGCTTGGTCTTGAACCGAGTAATTGCCTACCAATGGGTCGTCAACAGGAACGAGAGCAGAATCGAATAAAGTTGATCAAGCCCAATGAAACAATTCACTATGCGTTGGAATATGCCATAGTACTAGAATAA
- a CDS encoding sugar ABC transporter ATP-binding protein: MGKKVLETKSIIKRFPGVTALEDVSFCLYEGEVHALIGENGAGKSTLMNILSGVFTPCTGNIFMFEEEVVFKDSKAAYEKGLSMIHQELALACSVSVAENVFLGRLKKNRLGLVDNKKMERECQKIFDKYNIKHINPSEKVKHLSTSKMQLVEIAKALSRESKIIIMDEPTASLTKSEVENLLDVIRVLKEKGVAIIYISHRLDEVEEIADRITVFRDGQLIKTMVNEGISTKEMAQLMVGRELDDSYNRCHQHHEYQQEIVLKVSGLKNKNIHDVNFELHKGEILGLTGLVGSGRTEVVEAIFGKDSLDEGTITIKNQVVRIRDSRDAIECGIGLVPEGRKTQGLFLNRSVKENISILNLQYNGGMINQKKENSNVAELIKKFNVKTPNHEQKIQYLSGGNQQKAVIARCLLNKPEILILDEPTHGVDIGAKMEIYQIIDELAASGVSIILISSEMQEILMMCDRVLVMHNGTINGTLSKEDVEQEKIVLLATDQVR; this comes from the coding sequence ATGGGTAAAAAAGTATTAGAAACGAAATCAATTATAAAACGATTTCCTGGTGTCACAGCACTTGAAGATGTAAGCTTCTGTCTTTACGAAGGGGAAGTACATGCATTAATAGGGGAGAATGGTGCAGGAAAGTCTACTTTGATGAACATACTTTCTGGCGTTTTTACGCCTTGTACAGGCAATATTTTTATGTTTGAAGAAGAAGTTGTTTTTAAAGATTCTAAGGCGGCTTATGAAAAAGGCTTATCCATGATCCATCAAGAACTGGCTCTAGCTTGTTCTGTCAGTGTGGCTGAAAATGTTTTTTTGGGGCGACTTAAAAAAAATAGATTGGGTCTAGTGGACAATAAAAAGATGGAACGAGAATGTCAGAAAATTTTTGATAAATACAACATTAAGCATATTAATCCTTCGGAAAAGGTGAAGCATCTTAGTACATCGAAGATGCAGCTTGTTGAAATTGCAAAAGCCCTTTCTAGAGAAAGCAAAATCATCATTATGGATGAACCAACAGCTTCATTGACAAAGTCAGAAGTAGAAAATCTTTTAGATGTCATTCGGGTGCTTAAAGAAAAAGGCGTTGCCATCATCTATATCTCACATCGGTTAGATGAGGTTGAAGAAATAGCTGATCGTATTACAGTGTTTAGGGATGGACAGTTAATTAAAACAATGGTTAACGAAGGTATTTCAACGAAAGAAATGGCCCAGTTAATGGTGGGTAGAGAATTAGATGATTCTTATAATAGATGCCATCAGCATCATGAGTATCAACAAGAAATTGTACTAAAGGTCAGTGGTCTTAAAAATAAAAATATTCATGATGTGAATTTTGAACTGCATAAGGGAGAAATCCTTGGATTAACAGGTCTTGTAGGTTCAGGGCGTACAGAAGTTGTAGAAGCCATTTTTGGTAAGGATTCTCTAGATGAAGGAACAATAACCATTAAGAATCAAGTCGTTCGTATTAGGGATTCACGAGATGCCATTGAATGTGGTATAGGGTTAGTTCCTGAGGGTAGAAAGACACAGGGATTATTTCTTAATCGTTCAGTGAAAGAGAATATATCCATATTGAATCTACAGTATAATGGTGGCATGATTAATCAAAAAAAGGAAAATAGTAACGTTGCTGAGCTCATTAAGAAATTCAATGTCAAAACGCCAAATCATGAGCAAAAGATTCAGTATTTATCAGGTGGCAATCAGCAAAAGGCAGTTATTGCAAGATGTTTGCTGAATAAGCCGGAGATTCTTATACTGGATGAACCCACACACGGAGTGGATATTGGTGCAAAAATGGAGATATACCAGATTATTGATGAACTGGCTGCATCAGGCGTATCAATCATTCTTATATCATCTGAAATGCAAGAAATTTTAATGATGTGTGACCGTGTACTGGTTATGCACAATGGAACAATTAACGGGACACTTAGCAAAGAAGACGTTGAACAGGAAAAAATAGTACTGTTAGCAACGGATCAAGTTAGGTAG
- a CDS encoding ABC transporter permease, translated as MKKRSTSIDSLKNLFRIREFGVLVALILLCVFLSFASPYFLKPMNIFNVLRQISIIGILAVGQCLVIIIGCLDLSAGTTMGLMGVLCAIFIGFGIPPIVAFVLVIASGALIGTVNGLLVTRFGVNAFIVTLGMQYIARSVALLITGGIPVKMDSPLAFLGGGYIGAVPMSVIIMGAIVLLGWLFSTKTLLGRNIFIVGSNEKAAKLSGIRAGNVKMMVFIIMGSLAGLSGIILTGMLKTAEPSAGLGYELEAIAAVIIGGTSLSGGEGSIFGAIIGAALMGVLKNGFVLLGVSGYWQMFALGVVIIMAVLVDSMNTMKSSC; from the coding sequence ATGAAAAAAAGAAGTACGTCTATAGATTCGTTAAAAAATCTTTTTAGAATCAGGGAGTTTGGTGTACTCGTTGCACTTATCCTCCTGTGTGTATTTTTATCCTTTGCAAGCCCATATTTCTTGAAACCCATGAACATATTTAATGTGTTAAGACAGATATCGATTATTGGTATCCTAGCTGTAGGTCAATGTTTGGTCATTATTATAGGATGTCTTGACCTATCTGCGGGAACGACAATGGGACTAATGGGTGTTCTTTGTGCCATTTTTATCGGTTTTGGTATACCGCCTATTGTAGCGTTCGTATTGGTTATTGCTTCTGGCGCACTCATAGGTACAGTGAACGGTCTATTGGTAACACGCTTTGGTGTTAATGCCTTCATTGTTACATTGGGTATGCAATATATTGCGAGATCAGTGGCACTTCTTATAACTGGCGGTATACCAGTCAAAATGGATAGTCCATTGGCATTTCTTGGCGGGGGCTATATTGGTGCTGTGCCTATGTCCGTCATCATCATGGGGGCTATTGTGTTATTAGGTTGGCTTTTTTCAACAAAAACGTTACTTGGGCGCAATATTTTTATTGTAGGCAGTAATGAGAAAGCAGCTAAATTATCTGGTATTAGAGCAGGTAATGTTAAGATGATGGTTTTCATTATTATGGGTAGTTTAGCAGGTTTGTCAGGTATTATTTTAACAGGAATGCTAAAGACGGCAGAACCATCAGCTGGTCTAGGATATGAGCTTGAAGCTATTGCTGCAGTCATTATTGGAGGGACTTCTTTATCAGGTGGCGAAGGCTCAATATTTGGTGCAATAATCGGAGCAGCATTAATGGGTGTGCTGAAAAATGGCTTTGTACTCCTGGGTGTTTCCGGGTACTGGCAGATGTTTGCACTAGGTGTGGTGATTATTATGGCGGTACTTGTTGATAGTATGAATACGATGAAAAGTTCTTGTTAG
- a CDS encoding uroporphyrinogen decarboxylase family protein: protein MNTKIAIGLCPIASMMEEKMISRERVRLALQHIEPDRVPIDVGGDLHNGLHDVAYKNLLAYLGEEDEIVYYDQMQHLAKVKESVLERLQSDTRYIFAKGGKGFEISIQEDGTWVDEWGVKRKNVGLYDEAVEFPLEGCTYEDVLAYELPDPRDPARFQGLREQAKELYENTDYALIGGSAASLFFLSSELIGFEEYMLKIALDRKTIETLVQRVLEYQIAFFDGYLDAIGDYIEMVWLGDDWGTQMAPIMSPVVFREIFVSRYKQLVDFIKSKADVKVALHSCGCIDWALNDLAEAGIDVIHPLQGDAEGLLDPVKIQEDFGSKWVVYSNLKNQTVLPNGTVEDVYEDVRTKIEALAPGGGYIMSGGHNFQADVPPENIMAIIDATVKYGTYPIKPR, encoded by the coding sequence CACTACAACATATAGAGCCAGATAGAGTACCCATTGATGTAGGCGGTGATTTGCATAATGGTTTACATGATGTTGCGTACAAGAATTTATTAGCGTACTTAGGTGAAGAAGACGAGATTGTCTATTATGATCAGATGCAACACTTGGCTAAGGTGAAAGAGTCTGTTTTGGAGAGATTACAGAGTGATACACGATACATATTTGCCAAAGGAGGTAAAGGCTTTGAGATTAGCATCCAAGAAGATGGCACTTGGGTAGACGAATGGGGTGTTAAACGTAAGAATGTTGGTTTATACGATGAAGCAGTAGAATTTCCATTAGAAGGATGTACTTATGAGGATGTACTTGCATATGAATTACCAGATCCAAGAGATCCAGCAAGGTTCCAAGGCTTGAGGGAACAAGCGAAAGAGCTTTATGAAAACACAGATTATGCTTTGATTGGTGGTAGTGCAGCATCACTGTTCTTTTTAAGTTCAGAATTAATTGGTTTTGAAGAATACATGTTGAAAATTGCCCTTGATCGAAAGACGATTGAAACCCTTGTTCAACGTGTACTAGAGTATCAAATAGCTTTTTTTGACGGATACTTAGACGCTATTGGCGATTACATTGAGATGGTTTGGCTGGGGGATGATTGGGGAACTCAAATGGCACCGATAATGAGCCCTGTCGTGTTTCGAGAAATTTTTGTGAGCCGTTATAAGCAATTGGTTGATTTCATTAAAAGTAAAGCAGACGTTAAAGTAGCACTCCATTCATGTGGTTGTATTGATTGGGCATTAAATGATTTGGCTGAGGCAGGCATTGATGTGATTCATCCACTTCAAGGAGATGCAGAAGGATTGTTAGACCCCGTTAAGATTCAAGAAGACTTTGGAAGTAAATGGGTTGTCTATTCAAATCTTAAAAATCAGACTGTGTTACCAAACGGAACAGTGGAAGATGTTTATGAGGATGTTAGAACGAAGATTGAAGCATTGGCACCGGGTGGAGGATATATCATGTCTGGCGGTCATAATTTTCAGGCGGATGTACCACCAGAGAATATAATGGCGATTATTGATGCCACAGTTAAGTATGGCACATATCCAATTAAGCCTAGGTAA